From the genome of Oryza glaberrima chromosome 1, OglaRS2, whole genome shotgun sequence:
acattaatcggagaaaaagagaaaaaaagctACACCTTAGATTATAATAGATCCAGATTAAAGGGCATAGATTTatcataaaattatattattaagacagctttAAAAGGAAGCACTACGTTCAccgtggaggctagaaattcctacattaatcggagaaagagagaaaaaagctaCACCATTAGATTGTAATAGATCCAAATTAAAGGGCATAGatttatcagaaaaaaaaaactatgacaCAAACTATATCCAGTACGAATAGAAAATATACTATAAAACAAACTCTATCGGGTACATACGTACATAGAGTCAAAGTCCCAGTGTTTGGCCTAGGATGTCTCCGATTCAGAGTGAgcaagaaaaggggaaaaagcagagtccaaaGCAAGTTCATCTACACTCCAAGTTCATGCAGACATATAGCTGCCACTATAAGACCACATGCGCCGATCCATCTTATGCAGTATATTTTATCAATTTGTCAACTAAAATATGCACAATAATTTTAGGCCCACATTAATCTCATGTGAAAAAATAACAATAGTAGTCAATAAAGAGGGATAAGTttatttgtataattttattatatgtaAAGACtggaaattctcacattaatcatagaaaaagaaatggagagttcaactaggaatgcgatttagaaataaaaataagaaatatcaaaaaaaatatgtgtaggAAACAaaacgatattaattaaaattcaaaataaaaaataaaataagttccAATGTTAGAAAAAATGAGAGTTCAAGTAAAAagatacaatttagaaataataataaatcataataaaaaaaagaaacattaaaaCAACAATCTATCTAAAACACAACAATGGCTAATAACAATAAACAGAGGAAAGAGGGCGTCGGGCGAGGCGTAATGAAGTAGGGTGGTAGTGGTTGATGAgacatataaaaactataaaataaaattcgaaTGATGATTAAGAGAAGGGGCGGCGGGCAGACCGTGAAGCGTGAAGGCATAGGGTTGCGACGGTTGACATgatttctagaaagtaaaataaaacaacaatgaTCAGATTCGATTTTAAAAATCTCAATAAGAGTGTgcagcgggggggggggggggggggggctggaaggagtacaatggcagcATTTGACGgaatttataaaaattataaagaCGAATTCTATAGGACAATAAactataaaaactataaggtctaATTTTCAAAAGGTCCCAATGAGGATGAAATGGAGTCATGGTAGGCCAAATAAAACGTGGCACAGAAGTAAGGGGGTGGAGACTTatctgatttttaaaatcctaaAACAACAAGATgactgttttaattttttaaaagaaaaccatgtgtaaaaaaattatataattctgTAGGAAAGCTAGCCGCAAAATTATGCGGGCCATCCAGGtagtattattaaaatatatgtagttttgcaaTAAAACAATAAAGAAGTAAAAACTTAGTACACATGAAGTAAAAGAAATATACTCCTTctagttaaaaatatttcacGTTGGCAGAGCTTCATTTTTCTGATgtcaaataaatttgactagAGGAAGTATATTATAAGTTTTTTTACAACGTGTTTGTTAAAAATATGACGCTACACTTTTCACTTGATTTCAATCACTTTTTTCCTCCTATAAttgttttctctcctatttATATGTATGCTTCCATCTCTTCCATCCCCTCTTCCACGTGAAACTACTTTTAATCATAATTCTCTTATACATTGCGTATTAGAAAATTACATATAAATATTGAAACTTACCAtacaagttttaaaatttatataataattacaatgtaattgtAGGTAAGTTATAgagtgttttttaaaaaaatgtgaagcTATTAAATATAACTACACTATAatttgtatttatatttttataagaaaCTGTCTATAATTGCACATTACATAAACTGAACTAAAAAAACGAAATTCAAAGATTATGAAGATGTATTATAGTCTTATACAATCAAAATATAAAGATAAAAACCAAAAGAACTTAAAAAGTAAAACAAATCGTTTTTTAACGAAAAAAATCGATATAACGGGCTGCCTATGTGCTGTTAGTATAtatcgatattttttttatcctgaAAAAAACAACCAGGTTGACGCGTCATCGGtgtaaaaacctaaaaaaaagaGCCGATCCCCCTCCCTCCACATCGAATCAAATCCATCTCTTTTCTCCCCTTCCttccgcctcgcctccccttcccctcctcgccgcctcgctcccctccgccgcgccgtcccgtcgaaTCCCGCCATGCCGAAGGGTGCCAAGAAGCGCGCCAAGCTCAAGAAGAAGCAGCAGGGGGACCACCCCGCCGGCTCCGATGACggcggcaacaacaacaacaacaaaaacaacGCCGCCGAAAACGGCAGCAATgactccagccgccgccgcgacgccgccagcGACGGCAACCACCACCTACCGTCGCGACCAAACGTTCCTCATGGTATGGATGGCATCTACCCTTCCCTCCCCGTCCCCCGCTTTAAGCCCGTGTAGATCTGTCTCCCCCCCACGGCACGCCGCTTTCCGCACCAGCGGGGAGAGGAATCGCCTTTTCCCCCCACTCCCTCTTGCGGCGAGGGTGGCATTCCCGTGCTCTTCGCTGGCTCTCCGGCCACGTTCCCACCTCCTCTTTCGAGCTGTCcgccttttctttctcttttgaTTGCTTCCTTTCTTCCGCTATATTACGATGGATGCGTGTGTGTTTCTGATGCTGTGGTGTGTGGGTGCAGTGGATGTGAGCGAGGACTCCATGGAGAGCTCCGAGGAGATGGTGACGCCGAGGGCCGCCGCGTCCGAggcggacgaggaggagaggaaggccGCCACGTCGGAGGTGCCCGTGGAGGTGGTCGAGGCCGGGGAGGAGGTCATGGTGGACGCCTTGCCGCCCGAAGCCGCCGCAGGTGCGCAGGAGCAACAGGGTAAGGCGGAGGCGCTTGTGGTGGTGCAGGAACCGGAGGTGAAGCGCGAGGAGTTGGTGGCCAAGGTGCATCCGATGCATGACCCGGAACCGCAGGGCGAGGAGGTGCTCGTCGTGGAGGCGGCTGCGGTATCCGCGGTGCAAGAACCGGAGGTGAAGCGCGATGAGGTGGTGGTCATGGAGACGGCTGCGCCGCCTGCGGTGCAGGAATCGGAGACGAAGAGCGGTGGGGTGTTGGTCAAGGATGTGGTGGAGGTGTCACGGTCTCTGGGTGCAGCTGATACTACAGAGGTATTACTGTTCGCGATCGCGTGCTATGCCATCGGTCCCCATGTTTTGAAATCGAGAGGTCTCATTTGGTTCATTATTTTTTCCCTTATGATTGCAGGTGGCCCGGGGACCTGCAGTGGCTGTGGCTGCAGCAGGGCAGCGGGCAACATGGTGGAATTGCTGTGGGGTATTTGATGCGTTCTCTGGTTCGGAGAGATAGATTAAGGTCTGTATCGCTGTATcatggtttatcttttttttttatgatgatgatgctttGTGGAAAGAATATATCATTACCATTACTGTTAGATGTCATTGGGGAGGCTTAAAATAACAGATATTTTACTaaattgtttgtttcttttaattttctgtcCTTTGCTCATGCTCTAGGACTATTTCGATGTTTGTTAATATAAGCACCGGGCCTGATTCTTTTGTAGGAATGAAGGTGGTACTATAGCTGCGTTTATGCCTTTTTATTCATGACTAATGTTATTAGCAGCAAGATTATTCTATATGTTTTATAATTGCATCACTTTGCGCTTCTGTGTGCTTTGCTGCTTGTTTTTTCAAATGGCTACCATATTTTTAACCTAGTCAGAGCAATGATGTCAGGACACCCTCTTTTCCTTGTTTCTAAAAAACTGTCCAGTTCAGTCTCCTGATGTGCCTGTAGAAAGGAGCTGAAGAATGTTAATGACTGATGACTTAAGGTTGTGTAAGGCTTATCAGACCATATTAGAGAATACAGTTATACAATTGTCAACTAATCTCCCAAAGCTTCATGCTATTTTAACCTTtcaatgcctttttttttttctaatttgatTGTCAATACATTTTTTCTTGTAAACGCTTCTGTAAATCATTGGACTGTTTAAGGTTGCAACATCTAGCTGATCAAATAGAGTTTTCTTAGTGTTTGCTTTTCCTTACCAAGTGGACAGTGAGCTCAAAACTAAAACTACCTTTTGAAATCAGATGCCCAGTGTCAGTAAAAGCTAACTGAACATAATTTTGATAAAACTAGCTGTATGATTACGATCAATTTTGATATGCCACGTggacatatttttttagttttgaataTTTGGATATGCTTGCTATATGTTAGTCAATTTGTTTGCAGAGAATCTGTTAGTTGCTTAAGAAACGAGATACCCGGTATAGTTATCGAGTCATTTCATAAGCAGTGTTTGTTCCAATGCTGATAAACTAAGGAAGGATATGCATTATGGTATAGCATTGAACTATTGCTCACAATGGTAACACTGTAACTACGagaaattgaaaacacatgatttatttgatttgtctattatatatatgttatgcacaTGGAACATGATGCCCCAAGTTTACATCTTAGTGGAGAATATTCATGCTATGCATATGAACATGATTGGAGTTTTACATGTTCTAATTTGTTTTCCCTGTTGATTTGGTtaaatcaagttttaatttCCAAAATAGCTGAATGATCTCTCTTAGACTTTTACACATAATTATGTTCTGTTGGCAATCCAACTTGGCATCCAAAGAGACTAAAGTTTACCCTACCATTTTGCTACCAGCAATACTGTGATGTCTACCACATGAAAATACGAGGATGCACCTTTTGTATTCTGAACTATTTCTCTGCTCTTTTTCCCCTCATCTTTAAAATGGTTACCTCTGTTCCTAATAACAACTATTTTGTACTTGTGGATAACATGGATAACTATCATAGCTGGCCAATTCCATTTGAGATACAGTCCAGCTGTAATGCTTGGTATGCTTGAGGTTGTGGATACCAAACCTCTCAAATTTGTGTAATGTCAAAATGAAATTGGATGACAATCGTATAGGAAATGACTAAATCGGAATTTTTCTTGGGCTCAGATGATTTATCTGAGAAagtactaagagcaagtttaataatatagccaactattagctctaAAAAATAACACATCATATATAGCTAACTTAATAAACcactcatacaatagttaactatagaTACATATACTGCACCATTATTGTGCACTCCATATTTCTCTCAGTTCTTGGAGCACGAGCTGCAATCTGTAGCCCGCCTTTCATCTCTCCTCTTATTTCTTCTCCACATAAGCACAAATATGATGTGGCAACATGTAGAGCCCGCTTACATCATCTTATTATCTTTGCTCTAATGGGACATGATGTTTATTTACTATTTTGGTTTCGTAGTATTTATTACTGAGAATAACATGTACTTCTAATCTTCTATGTTGTCTTAAAAGTTCTCTTGTTTTTCCCACATACcaggttggaacttggaagccAAGAAGACAGTAGACGCGAAGTTGTTCAAAGCTGATGGTAATTGTAACTAGTCTGGTTTATGCTCATATGAATGGAGTTGAAGAATGGATAACATCGAGCTGATGTTTCTCTCTGGCCCATGTTTCTACACCGTGCTGTGCAAAGTTACATCCCCTTGGTTGTGGTTAATATTCTTGAGTCGCGTAGTACTCTGAAATCTACACCCTTGTCTATTATCATCTAGGTTATGTTCATGTAGCATAAGAGTTGAGTTGAGTCGTCAGCAAAGAAATTTTGTTCTTTCTGTTtcatacttattttttttgggggggtgtCATCCGGTTTGCCCCCTTCTATGGTTCGGTCACCTTGAAAGGAGTAACGTTGAAACTATTTAGGTGTTCCATTGTGTAGTCTTGCTCCGTGATAGCTCGCAGGCACATCAGACCACTCactatgaaaaagaaaataatgagaCGTGTGGGTTACATTCATTGATTCTGCTCACTGACCTGCCCGGTATGTGTCATCCTGTCAAAATCCTGGCATGGCATCTATCATGCCATTGTTTTCATGGCTCCACATGGTGTTTGCTATACGAATTTTATTTAGTAAAACCGGACAATTTGTTCGTTGAACAAAGGGGACGGTCCGGAATGACAGCGTCTCTGCAGCGGCTACCTCCTACCGGTGCAAGAAAGCTACAGCCTTGTCGGCTTGAACGTCACGTGCAAAAATGTAGTAGCAGCATGGATATATTAGTAGCATGGTGATTTCTTATTCTTATACGTGTATTTTTGTCTGAAACATGGTACTCCAGTAACATTTAATGAAATTAACGACGTTTCCTTGGAAATTCTGAGCGCAAAATTGCATGACACGTCTGCGCTGAGTCAGTCTGGTGGTCCTAATTAACTCGGGGGCCGTAATTTTTCATTCCTCCATCCTACTAGATTTTAGCGGGTCGTTTTTAAGAGGTGACATGACACAGCGTGTGAACCAGAATATTTCGCCCTAATCATCAGTTTTCCAGAGCCGTTTGTGGCCGTGCAACCATCCAAAGCTCTAACAGCCACGAGCTGTGTACTATAGTACTCCGTACAGCGACATGGTCGATTCGTGTTCATGGCGACGATCCTGGTATCCAGCCTTTCGGTCACCCGGACGCCACTGAAGATTCTTTATATCATCGGAAAACGATAGTCCTCTACGTAGTAAAAGGACTGCAGTAACTACGGTAATTTCCTTGCTGACAGAAACCCTCGCAACGTGCTTTTCGCCAGCGAGTGGTGTAATTTTGCATTTGGCGAAATTAATCACTCCGTGGAATTCAGAAGAAATATACAGAGATCATGAGATTTACTGGAGACAGGGATTGTTCATTCTTGCAGTATTACCATATGAGTGAAAGGAGAAGAGGGATATTCTCAGGAGCAAACTCTTAATGATTACTCAAAAATTTAACTGGTGGCTGTGGCGCTTTGTGTCTCTCACTGACCGACTCGTGCTGCTCTTTATAATAGCCACGGAATTTTAGCACAAAGAGGCAGACACGAGAAAAGGGAAGATACAAGTGTCATCCCGCATCCAACAACCATGGACTCCTTGTATGATATCTCCTGCTTTGCTGCTGGTCTTGCAGGTACGGAACTTCATTTCGATCTCGCACTTACAATTCTTCTTAAGTTCCTATCGCAAAATGGTCTGGATCGAAAAGAGGCTTGCTAATCTTCTGAAAATCTGGCCGCCTCCTTTTGTTTTGTCGCTGCAGGCAACATCTTTGCGCTTGCTCTCTTCCTGTCGCCAGTGTAAGCACACGTTCGGTTTGGTTTTTTCTTGATCCTTTGATTCGTAGCCGAAGTTCATAACTGAATTTTTCTTGTTTCAGGACGACGTTTAAGAGGATCCTGAAGGCCAAATCGACCGAGCGATTCGACGGGCTCCCTTACTTGTTGTCGCTGCTGAATTGCCTCATCTGCCTGTGGTATGGACTTCCCTGGGTCGCCGATGGCAGGCTGCTCGTCGCTACCGTCAACGGCACTGGAGCGGTGTTCCAGCTCGCCTACATTTGCCTCTTCGTCTTCTACGCGGACAGCAGGAAGACGAGGGTAATTCTTCCCATCCTGCAACCAATTTTGTCTCagaaaaagaattttttttactgtaccCTTGGGTAAACATGGATCATCCATTCGTTGCATCCAACGGATCATATCCGCCACTACTACACTGAGTATTATGGATAGTATTATTTCCCCAAGGGTAGATTTGGAAAATTTTGCATGGTAAAGAAGTAATTTCGCATGTGTTAATTAccggttaagtttttttttctaatctacTCTATTTTTTACGCCATCTCTTGGTTTTCTCAGACTGTAGGTGGGCCTGTCCTAGTGATGAACGTGCAAGTGTTCATGcgggtttttgtttttgttctgtTGATTTTGTTGCTTCTAATCCGGAGAGAAGGACGGTTCGCCGATCCCTAATTGCATGAATGCAAACATGGTTGGAATGCATCGCTGCTCTTTCTTCAAATTAGTACATGCATATACACATGTGCCGTCTAAATTGATGGAGGAttcctaaaaataaattgatcAAGCATTACTCCTGTTCAAGACACCAGTGAGAAGGTTAAGACGCCACGCTGGTGAGAAGTTATATGAACTGGCGATGaagcagccggcggcgcggcgacctTGCCAGGATCCGTCGATTAGGATAATTGCAGCGCCAAGATTATGAGCAATACCCTTCTATAATTGAAATTAGAGTTGAAAGTCAAAAATACCCTAATAAGCATTTTTAAAAGCCCTAAAATACCCAAACAAATGAAGAGTCGGATTTAGTttctactacactactacaccCAGTAGTAAAATGTACTGTAAAAGGCCCCCAGAAAAATGTACTTGTAGACTGCAGTAATAGATTGCTAATGTAGTAGCCTAGTGCTGTACATTTTCAATTTTGTCTGATGCCAATATGCCATCaagaaaggaaaagatgatGGATAATGTTTTCCAATTCCTCCACAGATGAAGATCATAGGGCTCTTGGTGCTGGTAGTTTGCGGGTTTGCGCTAGTTTCACATGCGAGCGTCTTTTTCTTTGATCAACCGCTTCGGCAGCAGTTTGTGGGAGCTGTGAGCATGGCTTCGCTGATCTCCATGTTCGCTTCTCCGTTAGCTGTCATGGTACGTATGCCTCTCGATCAAGCTGAGCTCTTGATCAATATCACCTCCAGCATGTTTAATAGAACTGAGGGATCTCACTAACCTTTGCTTGCTCCATCCATCCTTGTGTCTACAGGGAGTTGTGATTCGGTCAGAGTCTGTGGAGTTCATGCCGTTCTATCTGTCACTCTCTACGTTCTTGATGAGCACCAGTTTTGCATTGTATGGGTTGCTGCTGCGAGATTTCTTCATTTATGTGAGCATCATCTTGTATCGCTTTAAATCACTTCATTTCTTGAATCGACATGCATGTTTATGAGCTTGATGGATCTTGTACTGACagcttgattcttttttttttttaaccattttGATTTTTCAGTTCCCTAATGGGCTTGGACTTATCCTGGGAGCAATGCAGCT
Proteins encoded in this window:
- the LOC127765763 gene encoding bidirectional sugar transporter SWEET2b, which gives rise to MDSLYDISCFAAGLAGNIFALALFLSPVTTFKRILKAKSTERFDGLPYLLSLLNCLICLWYGLPWVADGRLLVATVNGTGAVFQLAYICLFVFYADSRKTRMKIIGLLVLVVCGFALVSHASVFFFDQPLRQQFVGAVSMASLISMFASPLAVMGVVIRSESVEFMPFYLSLSTFLMSTSFALYGLLLRDFFIYFPNGLGLILGAMQLALYAYYSRKWRGQDSSAPLLLA
- the LOC127753862 gene encoding uncharacterized protein LOC127753862, encoding MPKGAKKRAKLKKKQQGDHPAGSDDGGNNNNNKNNAAENGSNDSSRRRDAASDGNHHLPSRPNVPHVDVSEDSMESSEEMVTPRAAASEADEEERKAATSEVPVEVVEAGEEVMVDALPPEAAAGAQEQQGKAEALVVVQEPEVKREELVAKVHPMHDPEPQGEEVLVVEAAAVSAVQEPEVKRDEVVVMETAAPPAVQESETKSGGVLVKDVVEVSRSLGAADTTEVARGPAVAVAAAGQRATWWNCCGVFDAFSGSER